In Blastococcus saxobsidens DD2, the genomic stretch AACTTTCCGTCAATAGGCGGCCCTTCGACCCGAGGTGCATGAGGTGTGTCGGCTCATGATCTTGAAGTCGCCCGGTGACTGGAGAGAGCTCTGGGCCGGGAGCCTTCGTGCGCCGGTGGGGACCCAAAGTCGGTGATCAGAAGGGTCGACGTCAGTGCCATGGATGAGCTGGCCCAGCAGGCGGCCGTGGAAACCCTCTGGGCGACCCGGTTTCTCCCGGCGTGATCGTCGGCCCTTCCGGGATCCGGCTTGCGGCGCATAGTCCGGCGAACGCTTCAGCGCCTCCGCCGAGCGACTGCCACCATCATCTCGTGGGGCAACTAATCGTGGTGACCGGGCCACCCGGGGCAGGCAAGAGCACCGTTTCTCGCGTCCTGTCGGGCATGTTCGAACACAGCGCCCGAGTCGCGGGAGATGACTTCTTCGGGTTCATCGACCGGGGCTACCTGGCGCCGTGGATACGAGAAGCGCACCAACAGAACGAGACCGTGGTCAGCGCAGCCGCAGCCGCAGCCGGTCGGCTCGCCGCCGGCGGGTACACCGTCGTCTACGACGGGGTGATCGGCCCGTGGTTCGTGGACGTCTTCGGGCAAACAGCCGGCGTCACCCGGCTCCACTACGCCCTCCTGCTACCGCCCGAGCAGCTGTGCCTACATCGAGTCCAGTCCCGGGTCGGACACGGATTCACCGATCTGGACGCCGCCCGACACATGTACGCCGAGTTCGCCAACGCCGAGATCGACCGCCGCCACGTGATTGCCAACTCGGACGAGGCGAACACCCTCGCCATCCACCTTCAGCAGCTGGTCCGGGACGGGTCGATCATGCGGCCAGTCGCCCCTCCACCCGGCTGTCCCAGATGATCATCGGGTATCGAGAACGCTTCGAGGCGTTTGGTCGCGCCGCGTCGTTCAGCCCCTGCCGGGGGAGAGGACCGATGACGTTGGCGCGCACGGTCGACGTTGAACGCGGTGCCGGCTTCGCAGCTGATCATGCTCGGGACGGTGAGCGCCGACCTCCAGGAAACCTGTCACAACGCGTTGCGGCGCCCGAGATGCAAGACGTGTGTGGCACTTGATCTGTGAGCCTGCAGTAGGGATCGACCGGCATTGGGTCGCTCTGTGGAGTGGGGCGTAGGGAGGGGGCTGGCTGAGCTCCCGTCGCAGGCGGCCGTGGAGGTGTCCCTGAAGGCGGCCTATGGGACACCCGGGCGGGTGGTCCGGATGGTGCGTCGTACCGACGTCCGATCTACTGCCAACCTGCGGCGACGACACCCCTCAAGGAGGCTGGAGACACGTGGGTTACGCGGTTGCTGGAGCGATAACCGGCATTACTCTCTGCCCGTGTCCGCTGCTCGGGAGCGCTTCTCGGAGCCCGAGCCAAACGTCAATGCGGTCTTCGTAGAACGGACCAGGGTATGAAGATTCTTTGCTGGAACATGGGCGCTGCCTTCGGGTTCACGGGAGCCAAGCACGCTGCCGCATGGGAGTGGCTCAATGCTCAAGACGCCGACGTGGCGATGCTGCAGGAGGTCGTGCCCCGCGAGGAGTACCTCGACCATTGGAAGTCGGTCGCGTTCGCCGGAAAGTGGAAGAACTGGGGATCTGCTGTCCTGGTCCGCGATGGCGGGTACGAGAAGTGGGAGCCTTCAGAGGAGCAGCCTTGGCTTCAGATTGTTCGAGGTGCGGTGGCCGTTGCCAAGCCCGTTGACGGCGACGGCGTGTGGTTCGCATCTGTTCACTCCGACGCGCATTCCTTTGAGAAGACCGCCAAGAAGTACAAGGGCACCTATCAGGACCTTCCGCCTCGCGACGGCATCCTCCGGAGTCGGGAGAAGGAGATGTTTGAGATCGAGGTGATCGCCCACGAACTCAAGCCGCTGCTGGCTGGCAACGAGTTCCTCTTCGGCGGGGACCTGAACTCGTCACTCCTGTTCGACGAGCCGGGGAAGCCTTACGAGGCCAAGCTGTTCGAGAATCTGGCAACGCTCGGCTACACAGACATCCGTCACCGCCACTCTGCCGACGAGGTGCCGACGTACATCAAGCCGGACAGCCGGCAGTTCATGCTCGACCACCTGTACGCCGACACCAAGACCGAGGCGGCGGTGAAGTCGTGGCGGGTCCTAACGGAGGTCGCGACGGACCTTGGCCTGAGCGACCATGCGCCTGTCGAGGTTGTCCTTGAGACGTAGGCGAGCGTCTCGAACGCGTGCTCATGCTCGTCCACGACCTCGGGGTCTTCGCCCTGGCGAATCGTTGATGCCCTAGCCGCGACGGTCGATCCCATCACCGAGCAGGTGAGGACCTACAACGGACGACGGACTGCGCGCACGGCGGGAAGTGAACCCGTCTGACCCCACCAGCGGGGCGCTTCTCCCTTCCGCTGTTCTGACGGGCGCGATCTGCAGCCTCGCGCTCACCTCCTCCGCTGATGTCCCTTAGTGGGCCGCTATGGGATAGATGACGTCGTATCCCGGTGCAGGCTCGGCGCGCCAGACTCGGCCCAGTGTCCCAAGGTGCCAGGCTGGGCCCGTGCGCGTCGTCACCGCGGTGTTACCCTGGGTCGTATTTGTGAGTCTGGCTGGGTGCACCTCAAACGCGGCCAGCACGGCCTCTCCTGCCGTGCCGACGGATGTCGCGCCTTCCGAAGAGCACCTTGACGGCGAGGGCGTGCCACCCGTGGCCGACGAGAACGGCCTAATCCGCGCCCAGTACTCAGCGTGTGACCTTGGGAAAGAGATCCTCCGCTACCTAGCAACCGGCGACAACGGCGGCGACCCCGGCATGGACCGGGTGTTTGCCCAGTACGTCGGCGTGCCCGTGCCTCAAGCGCGTGCGCTGGCTGATGAGTGGATCGTGGCGTGCGACGAGCAATACGCCGAGCAGGAGTCAGCCGAGATATCGGCGGCCGCAGAGGCAAGCGCCCGGGCGTCCGCATCGGCGGCGTCGGCGGCAGCTTCGGCCTCCCGAGCCCAGCACAACGCCGCCGTAGCCGCCGAAGAGAAACGGTCATGCGCCGCAATCGGTGGCCAGGCTCGCGACGGCATCTGTGAGTCCACTTCACCAGGGCACGTCACTGGCGATCCCTACTACCCGTGCTCAGCCCTCGTCGTGAGGTTGTCCCGGGTCTCGTAGAAGTTGAGGTGGCGGTCCCCCGCCCGCACCGGCCGTGAGGTAGGTGTTGGGCGTCCGCCAAGACACCACTTCGAGCAGGGGACCGCCGTGACCAAGAAGTACCAGAAGGACAAGATCGACACGCCTACCGGCGACGGAGTCGTCGTGCCGGAGCGGGTGAATGTGGCGATGGCCGAGATCGCCGGCACGATGCGTGAGGGCCTGCTCGCCCTCGCGGTCGGCGCCGGCCTGCAGGTGATGCAGGCGCTGATGGAGGCCGACGTGACCGGGATGGCCGGGCCGAAGGGCAAGCACGATGCCGGTCGGACCGCGGTCCGGCACGGCTCCGAGCGCGGGTCGGTGACCCTGGGCGGGCGGCGGGTGCCAGTGAGCCGTCCGCGGGTGCGCGCCGCTGACGGCTCCGGCGAGCTGTCCGTGCCCACCTACGAGCTGTTCAGCGGCACCGAGATCCTCGGGTCGATGGCGATGGAGCGGATGCTGGCCGGCCTGTCCACCCGCCGCTACCGGGTTGGCCTGGAACCGGTCGGCGACCACGTCAGCGCGGCGGCGAAGGCGACGAGCAAGTCGGCGGTGTCCCGGAAGTTCGTGGCGATGACCGAGACCGCCCTGGCCGAGCTGCTTGCCGCGGACCTGTCCGCATTGGACCTGGTCGCGCTGATGGTCGACGGGGTGCACTTCGGCGAATCCTGCTGCGTCGTCGCGCTGGGCATCGACTCCGAGGGGGTCAAGCACCCCCTCGCCCTGGTCGAGGGGGCGACGGAGAACGCCACGGTGGTCACCGACCTGCTGGTCGGCCTGCGCGATCGGGGGCTGGACGTGAGCCGGCCGATCCTGGTCGGCATCGACGGGGCGAAGGCGCTGCGCAAGGCCGTGGTCGACGTCTTCGACCACCCGGTGATCCAGCGCTGCCAATTGCACAAGATCCGAAACGTTCAGGACCGACTACCGCAGCGGCTACGCGGCCCGGTCGGCACGAAGATGCGCGCGGCCTACCACGCCGACTCGGCGCTAGAGGCCGAGGCGGCGCTGACCGGGCTGGCCCGGGAGCTGGACAAGACCCACCCGAGCGCGGCTGCCAGCCTGCGCGAAGGCCTGCACGAGACGCTGACCGTGCTGCGCCTGGGGGTGCCGCCCACGCTGGCCCGCACGCTGCGCTCGACCAACGCGATCGAGTCGATGATCTCCATCTGTCGTGATCACGCCCGCAACGTCAAGCGCTGGCGGGACGGGCAGATGGCCCTGCGCTGGTGCGCCGCCGGCATGGTCGAGGCCGGCAAGCAGTTCCGCCGGGTCAACGGCCACCTGCACCTGGCGAAGCTGCGCGCCGCGCTCGACGCCGAGATCACCGGAACTGTCACACCCGCCGTGCATGATGAGGAGGTCGTCGCAGCCTGACGCACAACGGGCCGCCACCGAAGTTCTACGGAACTCGGGACATCCTCCCTGCAACGCAGTGGGCCAACAAGCAGACGGCGTCCGGCTCGCCGGGACCAGCCGGATCGTCGACCCATGGGGCGAGGTCCTCGTCGAGGCAGGTGAGGACGAGGGCGTGACCTTCTGCGACATCGACACCGGGGTGGTCGCGGCGGCGCGGGCCGAATTCCCCGTCCTTGCCGATCGGAGACTGCCATCCGCCTCCCCCCAGACCACCACCCCTACACCGCAACAGGAGAACTGAGCGATGCCTGCGTTCCCGTCGCCGCTGCGACTCACAGTGAGCACGACCGCGGAGGTCGTGGACGTCCGACCGGCGCGACTGATCGTCGCCGGCTACACCGCCCGCAACCCCAAAGCGGTGGCCGAGCACATCGCCGAGCTCGCCGCAATCGGGGTGGCACCGCCCGCGACCGTCCCGGCCTTCTACGATCTCGATCCCTCACTGCTCACCACGGCCGCGACGATCGGCGTCCCCGGTCCCGAGAGCTCCGGCGAAGTCGAACCGGTGATCGTCCGGCACAGAGGCCGGCACTTCCTCGCCGTCGGCTCCGACCACACCGACCGCGAACTGGAGAAGTCGAGCATCGCCGGTTCCAAGGCAGCCTGTCCCAAGCCACTGGGTACGACGGTCGTCGAGCTGCCCACTGATCTCGCGCAGTTCGACTGGGATGCGGTCCAGGCCGAGAGCGAGGTGGACGGCGAGCCCTACCAGCGGGGCCGGTT encodes the following:
- a CDS encoding DUF2848 family protein, whose amino-acid sequence is MPAFPSPLRLTVSTTAEVVDVRPARLIVAGYTARNPKAVAEHIAELAAIGVAPPATVPAFYDLDPSLLTTAATIGVPGPESSGEVEPVIVRHRGRHFLAVGSDHTDRELEKSSIAGSKAACPKPLGTTVVELPTDLAQFDWDAVQAESEVDGEPYQRGRLSALRTPSDVLARLADALPDTDGDLVLFGGTLPLLTGRFHYGRAWNMRLRLADGTLLTHGYETKEENS
- a CDS encoding endonuclease/exonuclease/phosphatase family protein gives rise to the protein MKILCWNMGAAFGFTGAKHAAAWEWLNAQDADVAMLQEVVPREEYLDHWKSVAFAGKWKNWGSAVLVRDGGYEKWEPSEEQPWLQIVRGAVAVAKPVDGDGVWFASVHSDAHSFEKTAKKYKGTYQDLPPRDGILRSREKEMFEIEVIAHELKPLLAGNEFLFGGDLNSSLLFDEPGKPYEAKLFENLATLGYTDIRHRHSADEVPTYIKPDSRQFMLDHLYADTKTEAAVKSWRVLTEVATDLGLSDHAPVEVVLET
- a CDS encoding nitrilase-related carbon-nitrogen hydrolase, yielding MRRSSQPDAQRAATEVLRNSGHPPCNAVGQQADGVRLAGTSRIVDPWGEVLVEAGEDEGVTFCDIDTGVVAAARAEFPVLADRRLPSASPQTTTPTPQQEN
- a CDS encoding IS256-like element ISBsa1 family transposase, which produces MTKKYQKDKIDTPTGDGVVVPERVNVAMAEIAGTMREGLLALAVGAGLQVMQALMEADVTGMAGPKGKHDAGRTAVRHGSERGSVTLGGRRVPVSRPRVRAADGSGELSVPTYELFSGTEILGSMAMERMLAGLSTRRYRVGLEPVGDHVSAAAKATSKSAVSRKFVAMTETALAELLAADLSALDLVALMVDGVHFGESCCVVALGIDSEGVKHPLALVEGATENATVVTDLLVGLRDRGLDVSRPILVGIDGAKALRKAVVDVFDHPVIQRCQLHKIRNVQDRLPQRLRGPVGTKMRAAYHADSALEAEAALTGLARELDKTHPSAAASLREGLHETLTVLRLGVPPTLARTLRSTNAIESMISICRDHARNVKRWRDGQMALRWCAAGMVEAGKQFRRVNGHLHLAKLRAALDAEITGTVTPAVHDEEVVAA